CTCAACATTTACTCACCAAACACTACTCACAACCCTTACACGCAGAAGAGAAACTCTTCTTAGCAAAAGTCTCCATCATCCTTCACCATGTGTGTCACTATCTTCTGGGTCCACGAGTGTGTCTTTTGCGGAGTCCTTAAGGATAACGCCTATCGCTACGACCCCGAGGTTACCGGTGCTTGCCCAGAGttcgaggagaagctggagtGGCGCTACTGGGTCTGCCCCCCTTGTGAGGAGGCGAAAGCTACTGACGAACGCAAGTTTCCCCCTAGAGGCCAgcgccagcagcagcaagggGTCCAGAGTACAACTCTATTCCCGAATGGACCTCAGCACCAGAATGGACCTCTGTTCCAGGATGCTCCGCGGTTCCAGACTCTTCAGCAGTTTCAGAGCGGTTCTGGTGATCACACCGTTCAGCAGtatccttctcaacaaggtGAGCAATCTCCCCAGTTTTTCCCGATGGGCCATCCTCCCCGTCACCAGAACGAACCCCGTCCCCAGGGTCGTCGTGAGAGCCATggtcaccaccaccactacTAGGTGGGGTTGTCTTGGGTAGCTCATCAGTAAGTTTCCATCCTTCTGTCGTCAATAGTATCAGTGAGTAGGCGATGAACGACCAGGACCGTGGCGAACTTctgaagcaaaagaaaaaagaccACTAGGGAAAAAATGAAAATTTGAGGAAAGTACAAAAGAAGCTAATTTGGTTGGAGGAATTAGAGATCACAACGGAGGAAATTTTGGAGGAGCTTCTCGGAATTGTAGGATATCTGGTAAGTATGTGGCGAGATGGATTAGATATGTAGATAGATTGCCAATGAGAAATAATTTTGGCAACTTTTGTGCGTAGAACGAGTACCTCCGTGAGGATGAACCTAGCAGCTGAGCGACTCATTAAGAACCcaatatcagcatcatcagagTGTGACCTGAAATGTTGAACATATTTGGCCCCTATAGAATATTCATCATGTCAATAGTGCTCCTCATCGGCTTGTTTGGGCGGAATAGTTGGGGCGTAGCCAAACCACCCCCCTCTTTGGTAAGTCCACCCATATAAAAGCGCAGAGTTGTATAGTCTGTATAAGCCTGGATATGACTCTCTAATCCATCAAGCCGCTCGTATAATAAAGAGAAATCAGTGCGCACTGTCATCTGTTCAAAATACTCATTGCCTTGGAACATCGTATGATCAGACCCTGGTCATCCAGCTGCATATGCAGTGAACTCAACCAACAGGATGACAAATATCGACTGGGATTGTGATTTACTCATAAAGCAGCCGGATATCCTCTGAGTGGGGAAGTTTTTAACATTGCGTGATTAAATAATTTGCATCAAAATGGCAGAACCAACTATCAACGCGGAGCCTGACCTAGTACCGGATGAACAGGTTCTTCTACCAATTGCTGAGAAGGACAGGGAGACTCACTAACCACGAATTTCAGTCTGACGAAGAGCATGACTCATCTATGGGATTGGTAGGTCATTTCTCACGAACGTTTGTCGTTGCCGACCTGACCTAGTGGAAAAGAGCTTAGCGTCCACGTCTGAGAGCTTAAGAAGCTCCATTCTGGACTATCGAAAAGAAAACGGCAGGACCTATCATCGGTATAAGGATGGGAGTCAGTCTCTTGAATTGCTGCtctgctgttgttgactAACGATTACAGAGTATAACCTTCCTAATGACgacgtcgagaaggagagacTTGGTATGGCAAAGCCTCGAAAGGCCGCCTTCACTGCTGATTTTCGCAACTAGACTTGCAGCATAACTTGTTTATTTTGATGCTCGATAACAAACTCGGTCTCGCACCCCCGAATGATCCTAATTCTAAGGCCAAGCGTGTTCTTGACGTTGGCACCGGGACGGGAATATGGGCCATCGACTACGCAGACGAACATCCCGAAACAAAAGTGATTGGTGTCGACCTTTCGCCTATCCAACCTGATTTGTACTATATGATCGGAACATTATGGGATGCGCACTGACATTGTTCAGTGTTCCTCCGAACGTGGAGTTCTTCATCGATGATATCGAAGAGCCGTGGAACTTCTCTGAGCCATTCGACTACGTTCACAGTAGGATGATGACGTTTAGCATCAAGAGCTGGCCGAACCTTGTGAGCAGCATTTACGAGTAAGATCTATGACTACTTTGAGCACAGTGAGGCTGATTAACTTCCCTTAGCAATCTTGTTCCAGGTGGTTACgtggagcttcttgaaatCGACCTCTTCGCTCATTCAGACGACAACACCCTAACCGAGGATCATCATCTCTCCAAGCTTATCCACCTTCTTGACGAAGCATCCACCAAGATTGGTCGCCCGTTCCAGGATAATaaaaagaacaaggacatTCTACGCGATGCGGGATTCGTGGATATTGTAGAGACTGTTTTTAAGTGGCCGACGAACCGCTGGCCTCTGGATAAAAGGTATAAGGAGATTGGTGAGTGGAACAATCTCAACATGGATAGTttcaagggtcttgaagCACTGTCCATGGCAGCTTTGACGAGAGTTCTTGGGTGGAGCCAGGAAGAGGTTACCATCTTTTTGGCAAAGGTCAGAAGGGACCTGAATGACAGGACCATTCATGCTTATTGGCCGGTGTAAGTACAGGATAACCTATTGAAGCCCAACTGCTAACCTAACAGATACTCAACTTATGGAAGAAGACCTCTCGATTGAGACGGTGATGAAGTGTTCAGCACTCTCATCAAAAGATGTTGAGGAATAGTGGCATTGTTTATTAATATTGTCATAGATGTTTATCAAACCCAGTGCTTCGACCTAGAGAAGCATCCCAAAGACCATGAATAGCACACTCAGTACCCCAAGAGGGGCACCCAACCGTGGTGCACTGTCAGTCACAGGGGCTGCGCCACCTGTAGATGACTCCTGAGCAGTACTTGAAGCACTCTCAGCACCCTCGGTGCTACTGGTGGTTTCTGCATCTGATGTCGTAGAGGCCGAGGccgatgtcgctgaagatCCGTGTGAAACGTGCGAAGTAGTTCCGGCATGTCTCGTGGTTGACGAAGCAGCAGAGGTACTGGTCGCCTCTAACTTGATACCGCAAAGTTTCTCAGCGTCAAAGGTGAAGTCGAGGTTCCTGGCCTGGCATTCTGTATGTTGGCGCTCGACAGATTCTGCATGTAGTTCGTTAGAGGAGTTCAGTCTTCCAAATTTTGAGGATACTGACCAGGCATAACATCTGCATCACATTTCTTGGCCATACAGCAGAAATAGGCCTCGCGGTACTTCTTCTGGGTGCACATACAGGCTGGATCATTGGTACATGAACCGCCAGGGAAGCTGTCATCGAAACAGCCATTCTGACACATTCATTAGTTTCTAGCCTCACAAGACGCGTTAAGAGTCACATACATCACATTCTGACTTGCGTAACTCCGCCCCTTGGTCAAACTGCGGCGCGGCGACAGCAAGAGCTGAGCCGAACAGGCTAAAGATCAAAAACGTGGACGGGCGGACCATCGTGTTAGCTCGGATCGAATAGTTTCAATAAAGGCGATCACAAAGTCTGTAAATCTTCCAGTTCCTGGTGGCTTTGGATCACTCGGGGTGGCAAGGGATGAGTCGGTAACTTTCTGATGAGTGGTTTCGCGGAGCAGCGCGTTGCTGCGCCGTCGTGAGAACACGATAAATATGACGCTTGGCTAGATTGGGCAACTGACCACAGCTGAAATCGGAATAGTGGGGGCGATGTAAACAGACATAACATTACGAGTAAGCGATCTTAGTGCTagagaaaaagcaaaacagTGAGGCAGTTGGAGCAGAGTCCGCGATGAAGCGgaatttattataaggtCACATCGTACCTCTGGGAAACAACTCTCAGTTCATCAGAGTCGATTCGTGAGGGAGAACAATAACAGGACTATCTCCAGTAAAGAGAGCAGGAAGGCTGGGTGATCTTCCATGCCTCATCCAATACCTCCAGCACCTCTTCTGGCAACGGACCCTTCTCAACATTATCCAGATTACTCTCAAGCTGGCTGAGCGAGCTGATACCGATAACCAACCCATCGTTGCCATCCAtgaccttgagcttgctaTGGTGAACAAGCCATCTGAATGCAATCTCCAAGAGCGTCAACCCCAATTTGTCAGCAACAGGTTGAATCACCTTCAAAGCCTCAAAGTTGACATCCTTGAAGTATCTGTCCCGATACATCGCCCCAATCACCGGGTCCTGGGTAGAATATCGTCCGCCGTCAGCGGGGATCTCTTTGCTTTTGTAGCGACCTGAAAGTACACCACCAGCCAAGGGATTATAGACAAGAATATCCATCCCGAATTTGCGGCAGCATGGAAcaagttcttcttcaatGGCGCGAGTCAAGCAATTGTACATAGCCTGATAAACGCTTGGTCTGACCCATCCTTTCTGGTCCGCAATGGTGCAAAGCTCAGCAACTTCCCACGCCGCATAATTGCTCAAGCCAAGCCTTTTGAACTTCCCCTCTCTATAAAGTTCATTACAGGCCTCAAGCGTCTCCTGAAACGGGACGGATCGATCTGGTGCGTGCAGATAGAAGATATCCACGCTATCGGAACCAAGCTCGCTAAGACTCTTATTCAAATTCTGCTTGACAATGGCCTTGGAGTGATCGCCAGGTTTGTAAGGATACCACTTTGTAGCAAGAGTAAGGTTGCGCTCTCGCCAGTTGGTACGCTTGGTCCAGCCTTCTTGCTGACCGCCGACGTAGGTTCTGGCTGTGTCCACTTCATTGTAGCCGCGCGACTGCAAGTAGTCGAGGCATTGGTTGAAGGTGTCGAGGGAGGTAATGCGGCTTCCGTAGGTCTCTGAGCCTTCAGGGCCGAATGTCAGGAGCCCAAGACTGACGCGGGGCTTGGTCTTCGCGGTTTCAGTCATGATATGAGGAGGGGAAGTTAGGTGATGAACAGACACTGATTGAGGTAATTGACGAGTAGAGGTTTGGCTTTTGGGACAGGAATATCTGATAAGGCTTGGGGACTGTTATGTGTATTATATCAGTTCTTCTCGGGTCATATACAAGCTACAGATTGTCGCACAGAAGTACAAAATCCTCGGGTGCGATGCCGTTATCTGATAACCGGCGGCAACTTTGGCGTGTAGGGAATGTTTCCGCGCTAAGTATCGTTCGCAGGACTCCAAAGAGTCAGCGGGTATCggcttcaacaccaaaccCAACCGTATCTAGAAAGACTGTGGATCGGTTACCCCGCATTCTCTACGTCTGGTTCTGGCGAATCATGGCGTCGCAATTTGGACTCTCAGTGTTGAGTCGCTTCGGCTTCTGAAGCCGTGGATCATGGCGCTTGCGGCAGAAGAAGGCGTTATCAATAAATCTCATGGCAAATAGAGTATATAGCCACTGCTCCAAGCTAATCTTGTATCTGagattatatataagctgGGTTATCatataatttaaaagtaTTCATCCCGAGCACCAGTAATCTCGCAGCCTCACATCTCCGCAATCATGACAACCTTCAACCCTCGCGGTCTTGGCGACGTCAA
Above is a window of Fusarium oxysporum Fo47 chromosome XII, complete sequence DNA encoding:
- a CDS encoding NADP-dependent oxidoreductase domain-containing protein is translated as MTETAKTKPRVSLGLLTFGPEGSETYGSRITSLDTFNQCLDYLQSRGYNEVDTARTYVGGQQEGWTKRTNWRERNLTLATKWYPYKPGDHSKAIVKQNLNKSLSELGSDSVDIFYLHAPDRSVPFQETLEACNELYREGKFKRLGLSNYAAWEVAELCTIADQKGWVRPSVYQAMYNCLTRAIEEELVPCCRKFGMDILVYNPLAGGVLSGRYKSKEIPADGGRYSTQDPVIGAMYRDRYFKDVNFEALKVIQPVADKLGLTLLEIAFRWLVHHSKLKVMDGNDGLVIGISSLSQLESNLDNVEKGPLPEEVLEVLDEAWKITQPSCSLYWR
- a CDS encoding S-adenosyl-L-methionine-dependent methyltransferase; this encodes MAEPTINAEPDLVPDEQSDEEHDSSMGLSLASTSESLRSSILDYRKENGRTYHRYKDGKYNLPNDDVEKERLDLQHNLFILMLDNKLGLAPPNDPNSKAKRVLDVGTGTGIWAIDYADEHPETKVIGVDLSPIQPDFVPPNVEFFIDDIEEPWNFSEPFDYVHSRMMTFSIKSWPNLVSSIYDNLVPGGYVELLEIDLFAHSDDNTLTEDHHLSKLIHLLDEASTKIGRPFQDNKKNKDILRDAGFVDIVETVFKWPTNRWPLDKRYKEIGEWNNLNMDSFKGLEALSMAALTRVLGWSQEEVTIFLAKVRRDLNDRTIHAYWPVYSTYGRRPLD